From Candidatus Tisiphia endosymbiont of Melanophora roralis, a single genomic window includes:
- a CDS encoding polysaccharide deacetylase family protein has translation MRITKIFLIYCFVAIVNLPYALCADTNKTIYITSDDGSLGGTENVINVMTQKKTPITMFMVGLHYDNSSPSLKKAVDLAKKSPFIEIGNHSYTHANNHYRNFYHQLPDIIKDLKKNNTVFGFTGSHINTRLPGRDVFRLPNLSKDDPYISKEEDKVERIDDDGIYKNGFYLYGWDLEWAHNQHGKPIQSLDELVQEIEDKFNRNDTALPNKLILLMHDEMFQDQFNGKENLSQLVDLLHKKNYKFDFIKNYHVE, from the coding sequence ATGAGAATAACCAAAATCTTCCTAATCTATTGTTTCGTAGCTATAGTAAATCTACCTTATGCATTATGTGCAGATACAAATAAAACAATTTATATAACATCAGATGATGGGTCTCTTGGAGGAACCGAAAATGTTATTAATGTCATGACCCAAAAAAAGACTCCTATTACCATGTTCATGGTAGGATTACATTATGATAATTCGAGTCCTAGCCTAAAGAAAGCTGTTGATCTAGCTAAAAAAAGCCCTTTTATTGAAATAGGAAATCACAGCTATACTCACGCTAATAACCACTATAGGAATTTTTATCATCAGCTTCCGGATATAATTAAGGATCTTAAAAAAAATAATACTGTTTTTGGTTTCACTGGTTCACATATCAATACTAGACTACCAGGTAGAGATGTATTCCGTCTCCCTAACCTAAGTAAAGATGATCCATATATTTCAAAAGAAGAAGATAAAGTAGAAAGAATAGATGATGATGGAATATATAAAAACGGCTTCTATCTATATGGCTGGGATTTAGAATGGGCACATAATCAGCATGGCAAGCCAATTCAATCTTTAGATGAATTAGTGCAAGAGATAGAAGATAAATTTAACAGAAATGATACTGCCTTACCTAATAAATTAATTTTACTTATGCATGATGAAATGTTTCAAGACCAATTTAATGGCAAAGAAAATTTAAGTCAGTTAGTTGATCTTTTGCATAAAAAAAATTATAAGTTTGATTTTATTAAAAATTATCATGTAGAGTGA
- a CDS encoding cysteine desulfurase family protein translates to MLYLDHNSTTNVHPKVKELMKNLLEEAYNPSSIHTKGRYARSLVETAREQVARSVGVDINSREYQVIFTSSGTESNNLLMNNYYDGEIFVSSIEHLSIFDHAKYSNNIKIIRVDSDGIVDAQHLGELLSVSHSNKKLVSIMLANNESGVVQNVQELVKIAQKYGAVFHSDCVQAVGKISVNIKELGVDFATISSHKLGGVQGSSALIAKAEHTLKAMMIGGGQERNIRSGTENVLAIASFGLVSSIATTEIEDRYKKMKKLQTYLEQNLCNYKNVKIVSKDVERLPNTTLIIVPNTDAQTKLIAFDLRGIAVSSGSACSSGRVGKSHVLSNMGFSEDDTRSSIRVSFDYQQTTQDVVTFIKAFEEIYTSNLNVIARK, encoded by the coding sequence ATGTTATATTTAGACCATAATTCTACTACTAACGTTCATCCTAAGGTTAAGGAACTTATGAAGAATTTGCTCGAAGAAGCATATAATCCGTCTTCTATTCATACCAAAGGGCGTTATGCTAGGAGTTTAGTAGAAACAGCTAGGGAGCAAGTTGCAAGATCTGTGGGCGTTGACATAAATTCTAGAGAATATCAGGTTATTTTTACTTCCTCTGGCACAGAAAGTAATAATTTGCTGATGAATAATTATTATGACGGAGAAATTTTTGTTTCTAGCATAGAACATTTATCGATCTTTGATCATGCTAAATATAGCAATAATATTAAAATTATTAGGGTAGATAGCGATGGCATTGTTGATGCTCAGCATTTAGGAGAACTACTATCGGTTAGTCATAGCAATAAAAAGCTCGTGTCTATAATGCTAGCTAATAATGAAAGTGGTGTTGTGCAAAATGTACAAGAGCTGGTTAAAATTGCCCAAAAATATGGGGCAGTATTTCATAGTGATTGTGTTCAAGCAGTTGGCAAAATATCGGTCAATATTAAAGAATTAGGAGTTGATTTTGCTACTATATCAAGTCATAAATTAGGAGGAGTACAGGGAAGTAGTGCGTTGATTGCTAAAGCAGAGCATACGCTTAAAGCAATGATGATTGGTGGAGGGCAAGAGAGAAACATTCGCTCAGGTACAGAAAATGTACTAGCGATTGCTTCGTTCGGGCTTGTATCATCAATAGCGACTACAGAGATAGAAGATAGATACAAAAAAATGAAGAAATTACAGACATATTTGGAACAAAATTTGTGCAACTATAAAAATGTTAAAATAGTGTCGAAAGATGTTGAAAGATTACCAAATACCACGTTGATAATCGTACCTAACACTGATGCACAAACCAAATTGATAGCTTTCGATTTACGGGGTATAGCAGTTAGTTCCGGTTCTGCTTGTTCATCAGGGAGAGTTGGTAAATCACATGTTTTATCGAATATGGGGTTTAGTGAGGATGACACTAGGTCTTCGATTAGAGTCAGCTTTGATTATCAACAAACTACCCAAGATGTTGTGACGTTTATTAAAGCATTTGAAGAAATATACACTTCTAACTTAAACGTCATTGCGAGGAAGTAG
- a CDS encoding Rrf2 family transcriptional regulator, with product MQLTTKGRYAVMAILEIASQMSDMPVTLAEISAKQNIPVNYLEQIFAKLKKANIVRSAKGPKGGYIINEKLNNIKITNIIDAVDENIEMTRCLRKSQNSCVPNKVKCNAHHLWLGLSKHIRNYFDTISVADMLADTLD from the coding sequence ATGCAATTAACTACAAAGGGGCGGTATGCTGTAATGGCTATCTTAGAAATCGCATCGCAAATGTCGGATATGCCTGTTACCTTGGCTGAAATTTCAGCAAAACAAAATATACCGGTTAACTATTTGGAGCAAATTTTTGCAAAACTTAAGAAAGCTAATATAGTTAGATCAGCGAAAGGTCCAAAAGGTGGTTACATCATTAATGAAAAATTAAATAATATCAAGATTACTAATATTATTGATGCGGTAGATGAGAATATTGAAATGACAAGATGTTTAAGAAAATCTCAGAATAGTTGCGTACCTAATAAAGTAAAATGTAACGCTCATCATTTATGGTTAGGTTTAAGTAAGCATATAAGGAACTATTTTGACACCATCTCTGTAGCTGACATGCTAGCTGATACACTAGATTAG
- the rsmA gene encoding 16S rRNA (adenine(1518)-N(6)/adenine(1519)-N(6))-dimethyltransferase RsmA has translation MPSIAKHASQHGIVPIKRYGQNFIFDSSLCDKIVRVSGLRENDSVLEVGPGTAGLTRAILSYNPKSLTVVETDARCIPLLTEIRELYPNLHIIHSDASKFDLSTLSHDKTHDKITIISNLPYQIGTELVIKWLKKSYLISSMTLMLQREVVERICGKVGTKSYGRLSIICQLLCSVEKCFDVNPQAFYPAPKVHSAIVRLVPFDNPLTLELIGKVELITKLAFSERRKMIKSSLKKLTPYIEDLLSRLKIDNSSRSENLSPQDYLSLAKLYSNEPLHRY, from the coding sequence ATACCTTCAATCGCCAAGCATGCCAGCCAACATGGTATTGTTCCTATTAAGAGATATGGTCAGAATTTCATTTTTGATAGTAGTCTATGTGATAAAATAGTTCGCGTAAGCGGTCTCCGAGAAAATGACTCTGTATTAGAAGTTGGTCCTGGTACAGCTGGACTCACTAGAGCTATCCTTTCCTACAACCCTAAATCTTTAACTGTGGTTGAAACTGACGCTAGATGCATACCGTTACTGACGGAAATAAGAGAGTTATACCCTAATCTGCATATTATTCATTCAGATGCTTCTAAATTTGATCTATCAACCTTAAGTCATGACAAAACACATGATAAAATAACTATTATTTCAAATTTACCTTACCAAATAGGTACAGAGTTAGTTATAAAATGGTTAAAAAAATCATACTTAATAAGTAGTATGACTTTAATGCTGCAAAGAGAGGTTGTAGAGCGAATATGTGGTAAAGTTGGAACAAAATCTTATGGCAGATTATCAATAATATGTCAGTTACTTTGTTCAGTCGAAAAATGTTTTGATGTTAATCCGCAAGCTTTTTACCCTGCACCAAAAGTCCACTCTGCAATAGTTAGACTCGTGCCTTTTGATAATCCATTAACACTTGAACTAATTGGGAAAGTTGAACTAATTACCAAACTAGCCTTTAGTGAACGTCGTAAAATGATTAAATCATCTTTGAAGAAACTAACCCCGTATATAGAAGATTTGTTATCTCGATTAAAGATTGATAATTCTTCTCGATCTGAAAATTTATCACCACAAGATTATTTGTCTTTAGCAAAATTATACTCAAATGAACCACTACATCGCTATTAA
- a CDS encoding LPS-assembly protein LptD, whose amino-acid sequence MRIFCNILIIITLLSVFGFAIADKQGTDKQKIGKQFSFMSADYIEYNQKEQFIYAKGDVQVILDNYFLTANSLIYDIGQDKLWAEGDIRIKDQQNRIILGDLVILKNKLKAGIISDFILYFGDNTLLVSKLAERVNEDIFRLHNSTFTPCKILCNQKPIWQVSAKNTEIDLNKNKMIYNHLFFEVYGVPILYIPYFSHPTPKASAESGILIPRVRDNALGIPLYYRAKPNLDFTLTPRVFWQKHNIIYKIFELEARYKPNKTDYISLDANYGKVPYSIKDGDVTIKNRKVNSYYLLSNGNFTKNDYRYGFRLQRTSDKAYLKNYYNNYTPYLMSKLYLEHVNNYNYLLTEGIYFEGLGTNDSSSTNPLIFPKVRTKNVIPLNDEETSNLVVENDALIYKERSGKELGRVALQLAVDNNFLTETGHLFNVTLRNRSDVYFINHLYLNDSRTNHVLTRNIPDIQNIWRYPLAGSIFDKTSLFVEPIISVTIGRRHNYNKKFSFIDPSKYELSENNIFNSNRYSGIDYHEFSNRLSYGVNSSILSEENYTSLFLGQTYNTAINTNSINNIENVGRIASSFSDKIELFYRFRKSRNFDPIRDELGGSLNSKKIQLTAGLVQISNLQKYYFTDKLTDNKIRQFYYNFTYQLTENWSVAYDMRVDWPKSKLNVLSKSIQVTYLNDCVRIAGKLSDNYMEDGSRGIKKNSAVPTISIGLKILNM is encoded by the coding sequence ATGCGAATTTTCTGCAATATATTAATTATTATTACTTTGTTATCGGTTTTTGGCTTTGCAATAGCTGATAAGCAAGGGACTGATAAACAAAAGATAGGCAAACAATTTAGCTTTATGTCAGCGGATTATATTGAATATAACCAAAAAGAACAGTTTATTTATGCTAAAGGTGATGTTCAAGTTATATTGGATAATTACTTCCTAACAGCTAATTCTTTGATTTATGATATAGGGCAAGATAAACTTTGGGCTGAAGGTGATATTAGAATTAAAGATCAGCAAAATAGAATTATTCTAGGAGATCTTGTTATATTAAAAAACAAACTAAAGGCAGGGATAATCTCAGATTTTATTTTATATTTTGGTGATAATACACTACTAGTATCAAAATTAGCAGAAAGAGTAAATGAAGATATTTTTCGTCTGCATAATAGTACCTTTACTCCATGCAAAATACTATGTAACCAAAAACCTATTTGGCAAGTTTCTGCAAAAAATACTGAGATAGATCTTAATAAGAATAAAATGATTTATAATCACCTATTTTTTGAGGTATATGGTGTACCAATCTTGTATATACCATATTTTTCTCATCCAACACCTAAGGCGTCCGCAGAATCGGGAATATTGATACCTAGAGTGCGGGATAATGCTTTGGGAATACCGCTATATTATAGAGCTAAACCTAATCTAGACTTTACTCTAACCCCTAGGGTCTTTTGGCAAAAGCATAATATTATATATAAAATTTTTGAACTAGAAGCTCGTTACAAACCAAATAAAACTGATTATATATCTTTAGACGCTAATTATGGTAAAGTACCATACTCTATAAAAGATGGTGATGTAACGATAAAAAATCGTAAGGTGAACTCATATTATCTATTAAGCAATGGTAATTTTACCAAAAACGATTATAGATACGGATTTAGGTTACAACGTACTTCTGATAAAGCTTATTTAAAAAATTACTATAACAATTATACTCCGTATTTAATGTCTAAGTTATATTTAGAACATGTCAATAATTATAATTATTTATTAACGGAAGGAATATATTTTGAGGGATTGGGAACAAATGATTCTAGTAGTACGAATCCATTAATTTTCCCCAAGGTCAGAACCAAGAATGTTATACCTCTAAATGACGAAGAAACTAGTAATTTAGTTGTAGAGAATGATGCATTAATCTATAAGGAAAGAAGTGGAAAAGAACTAGGTCGAGTTGCATTGCAACTAGCAGTGGACAATAATTTTTTAACTGAGACAGGTCATTTGTTTAATGTTACCTTACGTAATAGATCAGATGTATATTTTATTAATCACCTATATCTAAATGATTCTAGGACTAATCATGTTCTAACTAGAAATATACCTGACATCCAAAATATTTGGCGTTATCCATTAGCTGGATCAATTTTTGATAAAACTAGCTTGTTTGTAGAACCAATTATATCCGTGACTATTGGACGTAGACATAATTATAATAAGAAATTTTCCTTTATTGATCCATCAAAATATGAACTATCAGAAAATAATATATTCAATTCGAATCGTTATAGTGGTATAGATTATCATGAATTTAGCAATAGGTTAAGTTATGGGGTTAATTCTTCTATACTATCGGAGGAGAATTATACAAGTTTATTTCTAGGACAAACCTATAACACTGCTATTAATACTAACTCTATTAATAATATCGAAAATGTTGGTAGAATTGCTAGTAGTTTTTCTGATAAGATAGAGCTATTCTATAGATTTAGAAAAAGTAGAAATTTTGATCCAATTAGAGATGAATTAGGTGGAAGCCTTAACTCTAAGAAAATTCAGTTAACTGCTGGATTGGTTCAGATTTCAAATTTACAGAAATATTATTTTACAGATAAATTAACTGATAACAAAATAAGGCAATTTTACTATAATTTCACTTATCAATTAACCGAAAATTGGTCAGTTGCCTATGATATGAGAGTAGATTGGCCAAAAAGCAAACTAAATGTTCTTTCTAAGAGTATCCAGGTGACATACTTGAATGATTGTGTTAGAATAGCCGGAAAACTTTCAGACAATTACATGGAAGATGGTAGTAGGGGAATAAAAAAGAATTCTGCTGTACCTACTATTTCTATAGGTTTAAAAATATTAAATATGTGA
- a CDS encoding IscS subfamily cysteine desulfurase codes for MDELEKLKQKVKLSGKSLPIYMDYQSTTPIDPRVLECMLPYFTTKFGNPHSRSHSFGWEAEEAVELSRKKVARLIGADPKEIIFTSGATESNNLAIKGIAKFYGNKKNHIVTVVSEHKCVLDACRHLEDEGFKVTYLPIQLSGLIDLEILKNAITDQTILVSVMAVNNEIGVIQPIKEIGKICRERGVFFHSDIAQGYGKIPIDVNDCNIDLASISGHKIYAPKGIGALYVRKKPRVRLVPILNGGGQERGMRSGTLPAPLIVGLGKAAEIALLEMQKDAKHVEELFDRFYDNITKEIADVYLNGARHNRYKGNLNLSFAYVEGESMILAIKDLAVSSGSACTSSSLEPSYVLKAMGVDEEMAHTSIRFGIGRFTTREEIDYAAALIASKINKLRELSPLWEMVQEGVDLKQIKWAMH; via the coding sequence ATGGATGAATTAGAGAAATTAAAACAAAAAGTAAAATTAAGTGGTAAATCGCTGCCAATTTATATGGATTACCAGTCTACAACTCCTATAGATCCAAGGGTCTTGGAATGTATGCTGCCATATTTTACCACTAAATTTGGTAATCCGCATTCTAGGAGTCATTCCTTTGGTTGGGAAGCTGAAGAAGCTGTGGAGTTGTCGAGGAAAAAAGTAGCTAGGCTTATTGGAGCAGATCCTAAAGAGATTATTTTTACTTCTGGTGCTACTGAATCTAATAATTTAGCTATTAAAGGAATTGCCAAATTCTATGGTAATAAAAAAAATCACATAGTGACGGTGGTAAGTGAACATAAATGCGTTTTAGATGCTTGTAGACATTTAGAAGATGAGGGATTTAAGGTAACATATTTGCCAATTCAGCTGAGTGGTTTGATTGATTTAGAAATATTGAAAAATGCCATAACAGATCAAACTATACTGGTATCGGTGATGGCTGTAAATAATGAAATTGGTGTTATCCAACCAATTAAAGAAATTGGCAAAATTTGTCGTGAACGAGGAGTATTCTTTCACTCAGATATTGCCCAAGGATACGGCAAAATTCCAATAGATGTTAATGATTGTAATATTGATCTTGCAAGTATTTCTGGGCATAAAATTTATGCTCCTAAAGGTATTGGTGCTTTATATGTAAGGAAAAAACCTAGAGTACGACTAGTGCCGATTTTAAATGGTGGAGGACAGGAAAGAGGTATGCGTTCTGGAACTCTACCAGCTCCTTTAATTGTTGGGCTTGGTAAGGCTGCTGAAATAGCTCTGCTTGAGATGCAAAAAGATGCTAAGCATGTAGAAGAGCTTTTTGATAGGTTTTATGATAATATTACTAAAGAAATTGCCGACGTTTATCTAAACGGTGCTAGACATAATAGATATAAGGGGAATTTAAATCTAAGTTTTGCTTATGTGGAAGGTGAGTCTATGATACTAGCTATTAAAGATTTAGCCGTTTCATCCGGCTCTGCTTGTACGTCATCTTCACTTGAACCATCATATGTGCTAAAAGCTATGGGTGTTGATGAAGAAATGGCACATACCTCTATTAGGTTTGGTATTGGTAGATTTACTACTAGAGAAGAAATCGATTATGCTGCAGCGTTAATAGCGTCCAAAATTAATAAATTAAGAGAGCTAAGCCCTCTTTGGGAGATGGTGCAAGAGGGAGTTGATTTAAAGCAGATCAAATGGGCAATGCATTGA
- the iscU gene encoding Fe-S cluster assembly scaffold IscU produces MAYSLKVLDHYENPRNVGSLDKNDAYVGTGLVGAPACGDVMKLQIKVSEDGIITDAKFKTFGCGSAIASSSLVTEWVKGKSIDEAGSIKNTEIAKELSLPPVKLHCSLLAEDAIKAAIADYKTKKLQ; encoded by the coding sequence ATGGCATATAGTCTAAAAGTGCTGGATCACTATGAAAATCCTCGTAATGTAGGGTCATTAGATAAAAATGATGCATATGTTGGAACAGGTCTTGTCGGAGCTCCTGCATGCGGTGATGTAATGAAGTTACAAATTAAAGTTAGTGAAGATGGAATTATTACAGATGCCAAATTTAAAACCTTTGGTTGTGGTTCTGCTATTGCTTCAAGTTCTTTAGTAACAGAATGGGTTAAGGGTAAATCTATTGATGAGGCTGGTAGTATAAAAAATACTGAAATAGCCAAAGAACTATCTTTACCGCCAGTAAAACTCCATTGCTCTTTATTGGCAGAAGATGCAATAAAAGCTGCAATAGCTGATTATAAAACTAAAAAATTGCAGTAA
- a CDS encoding HesB/IscA family protein, which yields MKNIMSLTDAAARQIKLLIDKRNKPSFGIRVGVKSGGCSGLSYYVEYADDKNKFDEVIEDKGVRILIDPKALMYILASEMDYVEDKFKSGFTFNNPNEKGSCGCGKSFNI from the coding sequence ATGAAAAATATTATGTCATTGACTGATGCAGCAGCTAGGCAAATAAAGCTATTGATAGACAAACGTAATAAACCATCTTTTGGTATTAGGGTTGGGGTAAAATCTGGTGGCTGTTCTGGTCTATCTTATTACGTAGAATATGCGGATGACAAAAATAAGTTTGATGAGGTGATAGAAGATAAAGGTGTACGAATATTAATCGATCCAAAAGCTTTGATGTATATCCTAGCAAGTGAAATGGATTATGTAGAAGACAAGTTTAAATCCGGCTTTACTTTTAATAACCCAAACGAAAAAGGTAGTTGTGGATGTGGGAAGTCGTTTAATATATAA
- a CDS encoding SurA N-terminal domain-containing protein, whose amino-acid sequence MKKLFCLVAIVFNLAIAKAELSNIVALVNNEPITLHEFLARKHMIMALNNINNPDSQTDKQLDKMAINSVIDDLLLYQSVNGKKSSDSELNESIETIEQRNKMAKGQLMQLLKSKSVDINSFKSQIGAEIIKMNILSSISRSVAISAKEVDAIILATNSKDAEISAQIFTSKDKQDKILQKMYGLQKRLTNCHDIKESLYKDFSTLEIVNQNLSTLDSTLQTILKDLNTGEKSSVFEMQDGFKLILMCNKKIVNVTLDENDYVVNLLTNKKMSQKAQKYFEDMRKKAYIKIMLPL is encoded by the coding sequence ATGAAGAAGTTATTTTGTTTAGTTGCTATCGTTTTTAACCTAGCCATAGCGAAAGCAGAATTATCCAATATAGTTGCATTAGTTAATAATGAGCCAATTACATTACATGAATTTCTAGCTAGAAAACACATGATCATGGCACTTAACAATATTAACAATCCTGATTCTCAAACAGATAAGCAACTTGACAAGATGGCAATTAACAGCGTGATTGATGATTTATTGCTTTATCAGTCTGTAAACGGTAAAAAAAGTTCTGATAGTGAGTTAAATGAGTCTATAGAGACTATTGAGCAACGTAATAAAATGGCAAAAGGACAATTAATGCAACTTTTGAAGAGTAAATCTGTAGATATTAATAGTTTTAAATCTCAGATTGGTGCTGAAATTATCAAAATGAATATTTTATCTAGTATTTCTAGATCAGTTGCTATTAGTGCAAAAGAAGTTGATGCTATAATATTAGCGACTAATTCAAAAGACGCAGAAATATCGGCCCAAATCTTTACTTCAAAAGATAAACAGGATAAAATTTTGCAAAAGATGTATGGGTTACAAAAACGCCTTACAAATTGTCACGATATCAAAGAATCTTTATATAAAGATTTTTCTACGTTAGAAATAGTCAATCAAAATTTAAGCACTCTAGATTCTACGTTACAAACAATTCTCAAGGATTTAAATACAGGAGAGAAAAGTAGTGTTTTCGAGATGCAAGATGGGTTTAAGTTAATCTTAATGTGTAATAAAAAGATAGTTAATGTTACTCTAGATGAAAATGATTATGTAGTAAATCTTCTGACTAATAAAAAAATGTCACAAAAAGCCCAAAAATACTTTGAGGATATGCGTAAGAAAGCATATATCAAAATAATGCTACCTTTGTGA
- a CDS encoding succinate dehydrogenase iron-sulfur subunit, with protein MAELRLPPNSKVRKGTTYKHSGEAVKLRNIRIYRYDPNSEENPRIDIYELDLCKTGPMVLDALIKIKNEIDSTLTFRRSCREGICGSCAMNIDGTNTLACIKSIEEIRGDVKIYPLPHMKVVKDLVPDMSHFYAQYESIEPWLKTDSPPPSNTERLQSLKDREKLDGLYECILCACCSTSCPSYWWNGDKYLGPAILLQAYRWIADSRDEYTGERLDALEDPFKLYRCHTIMNCTKTCPKGLNPAKAIAEIKSQIIERHGV; from the coding sequence ATGGCAGAACTTAGATTACCACCTAATTCTAAAGTCCGTAAAGGTACTACATATAAACATTCTGGAGAAGCGGTTAAGTTACGTAATATCAGAATTTATAGATATGACCCAAATTCTGAAGAAAACCCTAGAATTGATATTTATGAGTTAGATCTATGCAAAACAGGTCCAATGGTTCTAGATGCCTTAATTAAAATAAAAAATGAAATAGATTCTACCTTGACTTTTAGGCGTTCTTGTCGTGAAGGAATTTGTGGTAGCTGTGCGATGAATATAGATGGAACTAACACACTTGCCTGCATTAAGTCTATTGAAGAAATTCGTGGTGATGTCAAGATATATCCTCTACCGCACATGAAGGTAGTAAAAGATTTAGTACCTGATATGTCGCATTTCTATGCTCAATATGAATCGATAGAACCTTGGCTAAAAACTGACAGTCCGCCACCTTCCAATACTGAAAGATTGCAGTCTCTTAAGGATAGAGAAAAACTGGATGGTTTATATGAATGCATATTATGTGCGTGTTGTTCCACCTCTTGCCCAAGTTATTGGTGGAATGGTGATAAATATTTAGGACCTGCGATTTTACTACAAGCCTATCGGTGGATTGCTGATTCTAGGGATGAGTATACAGGAGAACGTTTAGATGCTTTAGAAGATCCATTTAAATTATATCGTTGTCATACGATTATGAACTGTACAAAAACTTGTCCGAAAGGTTTAAATCCAGCTAAAGCTATTGCAGAGATAAAAAGCCAAATAATAGAACGTCACGGAGTGTAA